ACGGGACTTCGCGAACGAGCGAACCAAGGCCGAGCGGACCGAGGATGGCGCCCGCACCGAGATAGCCCAGCACGGGATTGATGCCCCAATGGCGGACGATCGGCACCACGACGCCGGCGGTACCGAGCACCACCAGCGCGTCGCTATAGGCATTGATGTTGATCGCTGTGGTCACGAGCCCTTCACGTGTCGGCGACTGCCAATAGCGGCAGCGTCGTCCACGGTCGATAGCACACAGCGCCGCAGACGCCCAACTCGGCCTGCCCTCTAGCCTCACGAGGCATGATCCTCACGAGGCATGGGGCGGCCGAAGCGGACGTTCAACTCGCCCAATTCTCCCGGAATTCGGGAAACAGCGTCAAGCCTCCGCAGGCATAGAGGGTCTGACCGGTGATGTAGCTGGCGTCGTCCGAGGCGAGGAAAGCAAACACGGCGGCGATCTCTTCCGGCGTGCCCACGCGTCCCATGGGAATGTGGGAGGTGACAACGCCGCGCTTCTCGGGATCTCCCGTCCAGGCCGCGTTGATCGGCGTGTCGATCGCGCCGGGACCGACCGCATTGACTCGGATGCCTTGGCCGGCGAATTCGAGCGCGAGAGTGCGCGTCAGATTGGCCATGCCGCCCTTGCTGATGGAATAAGCGAGATAGCCGGGCTTGGGAATGATCTGATGCACGCTCGAGCAGTTGATGATGCTGCCGCCTCCGCCGCGCTTGACGAAGTGCGCGAGTGCCTTCTGCGCGCAGAGCACGGCGCCGTTCAGGTTGACGTCGATGATGCGGCGATAGGTTTCGATGTCGAGCGCCTCGCTCGGCGATTCCTTCTGGAAGCCGGCGTTGTTGACGAGACAATCGAGGCGCTTCCAGCGCGCAAGGATCGTTTCGAACATCGCGGCGATGTCCTGTTCGTTGCCGACATTGGCCTTGACAATGCAATGTTCGGGCTCGCCGTGACCGCGATCGCGCGAAGCGGCCTGCGCGAGCGCGCGGGTTTCTTCCGCCCGGTCCTCGTGCTCGAAATAATTGATGGCGACGGTCGCGCCTTCCTGGGCAAGCCGGACGGCGACCGCACGGCCAATGCCTTGCGAGGCGCCGGTCACCAGCGCGTATTGGCCGACGAGGCGCGAGGGAAAGACGCTTGGGCGATCGGTTTGTGGCATGAGTGATCTCCGGGGATGCTGATCATCGACGGAACCGGCGCTTTGTTCCATCCCTCAGCGCATTGCTGTACTTCAGCCAGCGTGCCGGGCCCGGGTCAAGGTCAGGATCTGGTACAGGATGATGGCGCCGAAGGTTGCGGTGCCGATTCCGCCAATCGTGAACGCGCCGAATTTCAGTGTGAGATCGCCGGCGCCTGCGGTGAGCGCCACTGCGACGGTGATCAGGTTTGCAGGATCTGCAAAGTCGACCTTGTTCTCGACCCAGATCCGGCCAGCCATCGCCGCAATCAACCCGAACAGCACGATCGAGAGGCCGCCGATGACGGGCCCCGGGATCGACAGGATCAGCGCGCCGAATTTCGGCGAGAAGCCGAGCAGGATCGATACGATGGCGGCGAAGGCAAACAACAGCGTCGAATAGACCTTCGTCGCCGCCATCACGCCGATATTCTCGGCATAGGTGGTCACGCCGGTGCCGCCGCCGCAGGCCGCCACGATGGTGGCGAGGCTGTCGGCGAACAGGGCGCGGCCGAGATAGGCATCGAGGCTCCGGCCCGTCATGGCGGCGACAGCCTTGATGTGACCGAGGTTCTCGGCGACGAGAATGACCGCAACCGGCGCGATCAGGAAGATCGCATCGGCCTGGAACGTCGGCGTGGTGAAGTTCGGCAGCCCGAACCACGGCGCGGCCGCCAGTTGCGCGAAGTCGATCGGCTTGCCGAATCCGAGACCATTCGCGAGCAGCAAATACAAAAGATATCCGCCGATCGCGCCGAGGATGATCGGCAGCCGGCGCCACAGCCCTGGCGCTGCCACGGCAACCACGCCGATGATCAGAACGGTCGCGAGCCCGATTCCAGTGTCGAACCCATTGGCGCTCACCGCCTTGACCGCCACGGGCGCGAGGTTGAGGCCGATCGCCGCGACCACGGCGCCGGTGACGGCCGGGGGCAGCAGTCTCTCGACCCAGCCGACCCCCGACCACATCACAATCAGCGCGATCACGCCGTACAGGACGCCGGCGCCGACGATGCCGCCGAGCGCAACCGACAAATTCGGGTTCGGGCCCTGCCCGGCATAGCCGGTCGCGGCGATGACGACGGCGATGAACGCGAAGCTCGAGCCCAGATAGCTTGGCACGCGCCCGGCAACGATGACGAAGAAGATCAGCGTGCCGATGCCGGAGAACAGGACTGCAACATTGGGATCGAACCCCATCAGCAGCGGCGCGATGATCGTCGAGCCCGACATGGCGACGCAATGCTGGAAGCCGGACACCGCGGTCTGCCCCCATGACAGCCGCTCCTCCGGCATGATCACGCCCGAGGTCTTGAGCTTCCAGCGGGGAAAATAGCCTTGGTCGGAGCTGGTTGCAGTCGCCATGTTCCCCCCAAATGTCGGTGCAATGATCGATCTTCGTGCGATCCGACAAAAATGTGATTGTCACTTCTGCGGCGGCCGTCACATGGTGCGGATCAAGCACGATCCAAATCCCGCAAGATCAATGCGGTCCGGGGCACATTCTATGTCACAAGTCGCGATCCAGCCAGCCATCCAGCGCCGGCATCAACCCTGGTACAAGATCCTCTACATCCAGGTCCTGGTCGCGATCGCGCTCGGCGTGCTCATCGGCTACCTCTATCCCGATCTCGGCAAGGCCCTGAAACCGCTCGGCGACGGCTTCATCGCGCTGATCAAGATGATGATCGCTCCGGTGATCTTCTGCACCGTGGTGCACGGCATCTCCTCGATGGGCGACCTCAAGCGCGTCGGCCGGGTCGGGCTGAAGTCGCTGATCTATTTCGAGACGGTCTC
The nucleotide sequence above comes from Bradyrhizobium sp. NDS-1. Encoded proteins:
- a CDS encoding SDR family oxidoreductase gives rise to the protein MPQTDRPSVFPSRLVGQYALVTGASQGIGRAVAVRLAQEGATVAINYFEHEDRAEETRALAQAASRDRGHGEPEHCIVKANVGNEQDIAAMFETILARWKRLDCLVNNAGFQKESPSEALDIETYRRIIDVNLNGAVLCAQKALAHFVKRGGGGSIINCSSVHQIIPKPGYLAYSISKGGMANLTRTLALEFAGQGIRVNAVGPGAIDTPINAAWTGDPEKRGVVTSHIPMGRVGTPEEIAAVFAFLASDDASYITGQTLYACGGLTLFPEFRENWAS
- a CDS encoding solute carrier family 23 protein, giving the protein MATATSSDQGYFPRWKLKTSGVIMPEERLSWGQTAVSGFQHCVAMSGSTIIAPLLMGFDPNVAVLFSGIGTLIFFVIVAGRVPSYLGSSFAFIAVVIAATGYAGQGPNPNLSVALGGIVGAGVLYGVIALIVMWSGVGWVERLLPPAVTGAVVAAIGLNLAPVAVKAVSANGFDTGIGLATVLIIGVVAVAAPGLWRRLPIILGAIGGYLLYLLLANGLGFGKPIDFAQLAAAPWFGLPNFTTPTFQADAIFLIAPVAVILVAENLGHIKAVAAMTGRSLDAYLGRALFADSLATIVAACGGGTGVTTYAENIGVMAATKVYSTLLFAFAAIVSILLGFSPKFGALILSIPGPVIGGLSIVLFGLIAAMAGRIWVENKVDFADPANLITVAVALTAGAGDLTLKFGAFTIGGIGTATFGAIILYQILTLTRARHAG